A single window of Venturia canescens isolate UGA chromosome 3, ASM1945775v1, whole genome shotgun sequence DNA harbors:
- the tio gene encoding protein tiptop isoform X3, translated as MSPRCPSRDSRESSGPAVGSPPPPVINRRSTSPVSPNSIVPLPLGPHPLLPPHSAAVMAAYIQQTHQRLLLGHSPLSHGSASPLVSSSCSPPAATAGLLVSPASGGEISPAATPLPAVLDFSTRKSSPVEEEDDQHILNLTKPPTPSSSTETNNGPLDLSVSSRKRPSVEDSPPPPPRKSSRLAASTPTAHHESPSTPTSFGRPVVSPWTSPVVASHFPYFAAAVAAATSQQQLSPKSTSAVVDTHQLWNGKMKPPAALDKPYQPSEATKALEKMSELSKLGGEEMYRSSSGGSGNSSIGSNPTGTSGSRHSAWQSHWLNKGADQAKDVLKCVWCKQSFPTLAAMTTHMKEAKHCGVNMPVPPPSSGLHSQQASMPTIPQSQNQHQHQHQHQHQHQSQSLAGASNNNATPSSKQSPSELNLLIKETMPLPRKLVRGQDVWLGKGAEQTRQILKCMWCGQSFRSLAEMTSHMQQTQHYTNIISQEQIISWKSSDESKGGSGGSGGGAGVGGGGGGGGGGGGGGGSGGGSGGGAGSLPPGSGGGQHGGSTGGPGLGGGATSSHVSAVLTCKVCDQAFSSLKELSNHMVKNSHYKEHIIRSISESGGRRRQTREKRKKSLPVRKLLELERAQNEFKNGDANSGLSYSLGKHAGRITCEKCGEKIETTIFVEHIRQCIGAGTIGVNQRNFLKSALMSNHMPQVLPPSESGRKSVNEDTSSVSSRHHRSPSSASDATTPGKETPTPSANEGTGGTSSPSVLNAIEKLIEKSFDSRVRHGTPGLHHSQPGAPMGSSILKRLGIDESVDYTKPLVDAQTMNLLRSYQQHQQQHYNSTSAAARRERSGSESSSISERGSNRTDAMTPERRMDLSMSHDRLSGSHSHRHRATPDKQIVAPPSRQQTPCDPDSGDEESVIVKKEPRDEDSEAPPANEEEPAPQATSPREVLVKNEVVDESRDDEEPINYGATNHRRSSLHESTEEGREVLSPHVNPPTPRPASQVEQIARSPCRNSTSSPASSDRSVTPRGTPDTKASSSLGALSSMFDSLSGGGGGSGGVTDSHGRKTSSHPLAALQKLCDKTETRGSSGNSSGGSRSASANAPNIGTGSSSGSGTSGPGPGPTPGAILAFSWACNDAVVTADSIMKCAFCDTPFISKGAYRHHLSKMHFVKDGVIPDPVTISRTAAAAAATSTVSQQSSGGGPSRSSTSPPSSQRNKSPPVPQANGSPSQPSASPLEESPHSKFLKYTELAKQLSSKYV; from the coding sequence ATGAGCCCTCGATGTCCATCTCGCGATTCGCGAGAATCGTCCGGTCCAGCTGTTGGAAGTCCGCCACCTCCTGTTATTAATCGGCGCAGTACGAGTCCTGTTAGTCCAAACAGCATCGTGCCCTTACCCCTTGGACCGCATCCACTTTTGCCGCCACACTCTGCAGCTGTAATGGCGGCATACATACAGCAGACTCATCAGCGCCTGCTCCTCGGTCACTCACCATTATCGCACGGTTCGGCATCACCACTGGTATCATCTTCGTGTTCGCCACCCGCTGCAACGGCAGGACTTTTAGTATCGCCAGCGAGTGGCGGCGAGATTTCTCCTGCAGCTACACCGCTTCCAGCTGTTTTAGATTTTAGCACGAGAAAATCGTCCCCAGTCGAAGAGGAAGATGATCAGCACATATTGAATCTGACCAAGCCACCAACCCCATCGTCGTCAACGGAAACAAACAACGGCCCTCTCGATTTGTCGGTTTCCAGTAGAAAGCGTCCGAGTGTTGAAGATTCACCGCCTCCGCCACCGCGAAAATCTTCGAGGCTGGCTGCGTCAACGCCTACGGCTCACCACGAGTCTCCATCTACTCCAACTTCTTTTGGACGACCAGTTGTTTCGCCGTGGACGTCACCAGTTGTGGCCTCCCACTTTCCGTACTTCGCTGCCGCAGTAGCGGCAGCTACTAGTCAGCAACAACTCTCGCCTAAGAGTACGTCCGCTGTAGTGGATACGCATCAGTTATGGAACGGTAAGATGAAACCTCCCGCTGCACTCGATAAGCCATATCAGCCGAGTGAAGCCACAAAGGCtttagaaaaaatgagtgaactGAGTAAACTGGGTGGTGAAGAAATGTACAGATCATCATCCGGAGGATCTGGTAACAGTTCGATCGGTAGCAATCCAACTGGAACATCAGGAAGCAGGCACAGTGCTTGGCAATCGCATTGGCTGAACAAAGGTGCTGATCAGGCCAAAGATGTCCTAAAGTGCGTCTGGTGCAAGCAAAGTTTCCCGACATTGGCAGCAATGACGACGCACATGAAAGAAGCAAAACATTGCGGTGTTAACATGCCCGTTCCGCCACCCTCGTCGGGTCTACATTCCCAGCAAGCATCGATGCCAACGATACCACAATCTCAAAATCAACACCAACATCAACATCAGCATCAACATCAACATCAATCGCAGAGCTTAGCTGGAGCCAGCAATAATAATGCAACACCGAGTAGCAAGCAGAGTCCATCAGAGTTGAATCTTTTGATCAAAGAGACCATGCCGTTACCGAGAAAATTAGTACGTGGTCAGGACGTTTGGTTAGGCAAAGGGGCCGAACAAACGAGACAAATCCTGAAATGCATGTGGTGCGGTCAGAGCTTCCGATCCCTTGCTGAAATGACGTCACATATGCAGCAGACTCAGCATTACACAAATATTATATCACAAGAGCAAATAATTTCATGGAAATCGTCAGACGAAAGCAAAGGTGGATCGGGTGGAAGTGGCGGCGGAGCAGGTGTTGGAGGTGGAGGTGGTGGTGGCGGCGGTGGAGGTGGGGGAGGAGGGAGTGGTGGAGGAAGCGGAGGAGGAGCCGGGAGCTTACCACCAGGAAGTGGCGGTGGACAACATGGCGGAAGCACGGGTGGCCCTGGTCTAGGTGGCGGAGCCACGAGTAGTCATGTCAGCGCCGTACTGACATGCAAGGTTTGCGATCAAGCTTTCAGTTCCCTTAAAGAGCTGAGTAATCATATGGTGAAAAATTCGCACTACAAAGAGCACATCATACGATCGATCTCAGAAAGTGGAGGACGTCGTAGACAAACgcgtgaaaagagaaaaaagtcacTGCCTGTTAGAAAGTTATTGGAACTTGAACGCGCTCAAAATGAGTTCAAGAACGGTGATGCCAATTCGGGTTTATCGTACAGTTTGGGCAAACACGCTGGTAGGATAACCTGCGAGAAGTGCGGTGAGAAAATCGAAACGACCATTTTCGTTGAACATATTCGGCAATGTATCGGAGCTGGGACTATCGGTGTTaatcaaagaaattttttgaagagCGCTCTAATGTCGAATCACATGCCGCAAGTGCTACCACCCAGTGAAAGCGGTCGTAAGAGTGTGAACGAGGATACGTCTTCGGTTTCATCGAGACACCATCGATCTCCATCCTCGGCGAGTGACGCGACAACCCCTGGGAAGGAGACTCCTACACCTAGTGCCAACGAGGGAACGGGCGGTACTTCATCGCCATCCGTACTAAATGCTATCGAGAAACTCATCGAAAAAAGCTTCGACTCTAGAGTTCGTCATGGAACACCGGGTCTCCATCACTCTCAGCCGGGAGCGCCGATGGGCTCGAGCATCCTCAAACGATTAGGCATCGACGAGAGCGTTGATTATACGAAACCACTTGTCGACGCACAAACAATGAATCTCTTGAGATCGTATCAACAACACCAACAACAACATTATAATTCTACGAGTGCGGCAGCGAGGCGAGAAAGGAGTGGTAGTGAGTCCAGTTCTATATCGGAACGAGGGAGCAACCGAACGGATGCAATGACACCTGAGAGGCGGATGGATCTTTCTATGAGTCATGACAGGTTGTCGGGATCCCACTCACATCGGCATCGAGCTACTCCGGATAAACAGATCGTGGCACCACCCAGTCGACAGCAGACTCCCTGCGATCCAGATTCCGGTGACGAGGAATCCGTAATTGTAAAGAAAGAACCACGAGATGAAGATTCCGAGGCTCCACCGGCGAACGAAGAAGAACCTGCACCACAAGCCACATCACCTAGGGAAGTGCTTGTAAAGAACGAAGTTGTAGACGAATCCAGAGACGACGAGGAGCCAATAAATTACGGAGCTACGAATCATCGTCGGAGCAGTCTGCACGAAAGTACAGAAGAAGGTCGGGAAGTTTTATCGCCTCATGTGAATCCACCTACACCTAGGCCAGCAAGTCAAGTTGAACAAATTGCTCGAAGTCCGTGCAGAAACAGTACGAGCAGTCCAGCTAGCAGTGATCGTTCGGTGACGCCGAGGGGTACACCGGACACGAAAGCGTCCAGTAGTCTCGGGGCCCTGTCTTCCATGTTTGACAGTTTATCGGGTGGCGGAGGTGGCTCCGGTGGAGTAACCGATTCTCACGGTCGCAAAACGAGTAGTCACCCATTGGCTGCCCTCCAAAAGCTTTGTGACAAAACAGAGACTCGCGGTAGTTCGGGCAACTCCAGTGGCGGCTCCAGATCCGCTTCTGCTAATGCACCAAACATCGGCACTGGGAGTAGTAGTGGATCCGGAACTTCGGGTCCAGGACCTGGGCCAACGCCCGGTGCGATATTAGCCTTCAGTTGGGCTTGTAACGACGCAGTCGTTACGGCGGATTCGATAATGAAGTGTGCTTTTTGTGACACGCCTTTCATATCGAAAGGTGCGTATAGGCATCATTTGTCTAAAATGCATTTCGTAAAAGACGGTGTTATTCCGGACCCTGTGACGATCAGTAGAACGGCAGCGGCCGCCGCGGCTACTTCAACAGTATCTCAACAATCATCCGGTGGTGGGCCAAGCCGTAGTTCGACATCGCCACCAAGCTCACAACGCAACAAATCCCCACCCGTGCCCCAGGCTAACGGAAGTCCATCGCAGCCGTCCGCCTCACCGCTCGAAGAGAGTCCtcattcaaaatttctcaagTATACGGAGCTGGCCAAGCAATTGTCTAGCAAGTACGTATAG